Proteins encoded within one genomic window of Polyangiaceae bacterium:
- a CDS encoding translocation/assembly module TamB domain-containing protein, translated as MTGDIPRKRRPRRDFGRLFARLLCAVFALIGALPLAAGLLVRSKPVLRWASAETARVLHEELGVEARYQVRMELWPLAIGLDDVVVPANDGGPPVLVADHLSVKPRVFSLLAGRLDVGDIEIEKPTISIVLRDGKLANLSYRLPKREGPAPKMERAPFSSLGVTDAKISLDIDGRRVNAGPIDLDVFAETGQSFEIGVRAAETRIVQPRPVTITADGHKSAIESSPERSVTFDAWDEDVVCRLSLRARVEPGSVLVRRLSLLGRTDFDPAQGTDPSCTVTGDEDPAKVALRLSQVRLAVKKGEPLLVDGHVVLRAPVAIANRYVKMGQMSGWVGFAGDVRYDARARLPEVRGKLHAENFQLDVYALAKQLDADVEVSGDKITIPKLENRFADGKIVVKNARIDPFAKGGSISAERVDGSGVRFPGLMRDLGVTNDTIVAWDLDVTKVTKVHGRLSPLKIDADLYAETRNFEVTNKSFRDPARRHMIGVHAATVRGRLGVRPNALEFYDTRSTFGKSAVIAKLVSIGFSNDIDLEIGKGSHIDLADVSPLIDIPWSGLADLEVAMHGKSGNPLLTGDLGISKLVFGGFPLGDIKSGKVRFSPLKVDFFDVVGKKNGSEFRVSTARLDFDTDSSVRADAQVRSDHFDVRDFFSMFLFDGDPRFDQIEGVGKVDARVHYDLGGKKDRCGGGLLLVKGDMDLGKVNLFEERYDSARADFDFRWLDRDASYLGIELDVPSVTLTKGTGTMLGSFAMQKGGVLTGQVVASGVPISKIDSAGALGMMVDGKANGTADVSGTVDALELAAQVHVSPVRMGTATLPASDVRVRLEPIERPLKVIGRTRCGGAITPPFVRAEYDQDKSQGTFLVSGAAFGGQIRMNDLSITRQRAKTVKGTIEFDELDVGSLAELSPSVALSGDKPHGTLSGSLVIDELPMETPSKARGKLAIQELEVEKSGLTLELLPGSHTIALADGQLKFPTLTVSARMPRGLRAVFDVKGTVSKLGKKPEVDANLTLRPLDLATLARTMPRVERVQGRLAGKLAVRGPLASPRYEGGFALSGGEIFVRGMPSPVSDLNVALDLSNDELRLSRATAKIGNGTLSVTGSAPLRGFELGQGRAVITARDLSLPLQQGMRAAVDANLVATYTPPSDGAEKPPLPRVTGDVTFRSFEYTRPITMTADINTLTQRGKRTEFEAYDPADDFVEFDVTLRANRALSIKNNLVEAELTLDRTGLQLAGTNERFGMRGEVRVKPGGRIRLRRNEFEVRQGFVRFDDVTRIAPQVDVTAVTDYRRYSESVSKDSGSGGGAADSTGSGSTAAQGGLWHISMHAHGDAENLKIDLTSDPALAQDDIFLLLTVGLTRAELDQAQSASVGESVALEALGTLSGADRAVTKAVPVIDEFRFGSAYSSRTGRTEPTVTIGKRLAERIRANVTSGLADSREIRSNIEWRLSNRVSVEGSYDNVNDISSSSLGNLGADIRWRLEFE; from the coding sequence GTGACTGGCGACATTCCGCGAAAGCGCCGCCCACGGCGCGATTTCGGGCGGCTATTCGCGCGCCTGCTGTGCGCGGTGTTCGCGCTCATCGGTGCGCTGCCCCTCGCCGCCGGTCTGCTCGTGCGCTCGAAGCCCGTGCTGCGCTGGGCATCGGCGGAAACCGCGCGGGTGCTGCACGAGGAGCTCGGCGTCGAAGCTCGCTATCAGGTGCGCATGGAGCTGTGGCCGCTGGCCATCGGCCTGGACGACGTGGTCGTACCCGCCAACGACGGCGGTCCGCCGGTGTTGGTCGCCGACCACCTGTCCGTGAAGCCGCGGGTGTTCTCCCTGCTCGCCGGGCGCCTGGACGTCGGCGACATCGAGATCGAAAAGCCCACCATCAGCATCGTGCTGCGAGACGGCAAGCTCGCGAACCTCAGCTATCGCCTGCCCAAGCGCGAAGGCCCGGCGCCCAAGATGGAGCGCGCACCGTTTTCCTCATTGGGCGTGACGGACGCGAAGATCTCCCTCGACATCGACGGCCGCCGGGTGAACGCCGGCCCCATCGACCTGGACGTGTTCGCCGAGACCGGGCAAAGCTTCGAGATCGGCGTGCGCGCGGCAGAGACGCGGATCGTCCAGCCGCGACCGGTGACCATCACGGCGGATGGGCACAAGAGCGCCATCGAATCGTCTCCGGAACGCTCGGTGACCTTCGACGCCTGGGACGAGGACGTCGTGTGCCGCTTGAGCCTGCGGGCGCGCGTGGAGCCCGGCAGCGTGTTGGTGCGCCGGCTATCGCTGCTCGGTCGCACGGACTTCGATCCCGCCCAAGGTACGGATCCCTCGTGCACCGTCACCGGAGACGAGGATCCCGCCAAGGTAGCGCTACGGCTGTCTCAGGTGCGGCTGGCGGTGAAGAAGGGCGAACCGCTGCTGGTCGATGGCCACGTGGTGCTCCGAGCTCCCGTCGCCATCGCGAATCGCTACGTGAAGATGGGCCAGATGTCCGGCTGGGTGGGCTTCGCCGGGGACGTTCGCTACGACGCCCGGGCGCGGCTACCCGAGGTGCGCGGCAAGCTGCATGCGGAGAACTTCCAGCTCGACGTCTACGCATTGGCCAAGCAGCTGGACGCCGACGTGGAGGTCAGCGGCGACAAGATCACCATTCCCAAGCTCGAGAACCGCTTCGCCGACGGGAAGATCGTGGTCAAGAACGCCCGCATCGATCCCTTCGCGAAGGGCGGCAGCATCTCCGCCGAACGCGTGGACGGCAGCGGTGTTCGGTTTCCAGGCCTGATGCGCGACCTGGGCGTGACGAACGACACCATCGTGGCTTGGGACCTGGACGTGACCAAGGTCACCAAAGTGCATGGGCGGCTGAGCCCCCTCAAGATCGACGCGGACCTCTACGCCGAGACGCGAAACTTCGAAGTCACCAACAAGTCGTTTCGTGATCCCGCGCGGCGCCACATGATCGGCGTCCACGCGGCCACGGTGCGGGGACGCCTGGGCGTCCGGCCGAACGCCCTCGAGTTCTACGACACCCGCTCGACCTTCGGGAAGAGCGCGGTCATCGCCAAGCTGGTGAGCATCGGCTTCTCCAACGACATCGATCTCGAGATCGGCAAGGGCTCGCACATCGATCTCGCGGACGTGAGCCCGCTGATCGACATCCCCTGGTCCGGCTTGGCGGACCTGGAGGTGGCCATGCACGGCAAGTCGGGCAACCCCCTGCTCACCGGAGACCTGGGCATCTCCAAGCTGGTGTTCGGCGGCTTCCCATTGGGGGACATCAAGAGCGGCAAGGTTCGCTTCAGCCCCCTCAAGGTCGACTTCTTCGACGTGGTCGGCAAGAAGAACGGCAGCGAGTTCCGCGTCAGCACCGCGCGCCTCGACTTCGACACGGACTCCTCCGTACGGGCCGACGCCCAAGTGCGGAGCGATCACTTCGACGTGCGCGACTTCTTCTCCATGTTCCTGTTCGACGGCGACCCGCGCTTCGATCAGATCGAAGGCGTGGGCAAAGTGGATGCGCGCGTCCACTACGACCTGGGCGGCAAGAAGGACCGTTGCGGCGGCGGTTTGCTGCTGGTCAAGGGCGACATGGACCTCGGCAAGGTGAACCTGTTCGAGGAGCGCTACGACTCCGCCAGGGCCGACTTCGACTTTCGTTGGTTGGATCGGGACGCGAGCTACCTGGGCATAGAGCTGGACGTTCCCTCGGTGACGTTGACCAAAGGCACCGGAACCATGCTCGGTTCCTTCGCCATGCAGAAGGGCGGCGTGCTCACCGGTCAGGTGGTGGCGTCCGGAGTCCCCATCTCCAAGATCGACAGCGCCGGTGCGCTGGGCATGATGGTGGACGGCAAGGCCAACGGCACCGCGGACGTGAGCGGCACCGTGGACGCCCTGGAGCTCGCCGCGCAGGTGCACGTGTCTCCGGTGCGCATGGGCACCGCCACCCTGCCGGCCAGTGACGTGCGCGTTCGGCTCGAGCCCATCGAGCGGCCGTTGAAGGTGATCGGCCGAACGCGCTGCGGCGGTGCCATCACGCCCCCCTTCGTGCGCGCGGAGTACGATCAGGACAAGTCCCAAGGAACGTTCCTGGTCAGCGGCGCCGCCTTTGGGGGCCAGATCCGCATGAACGATCTGTCCATCACCCGGCAGCGGGCGAAGACAGTGAAAGGCACCATCGAGTTCGACGAGCTCGACGTCGGTTCCCTGGCGGAGCTGTCTCCCAGCGTGGCGCTCTCCGGGGACAAGCCCCACGGCACGCTGAGCGGCAGCCTGGTGATCGACGAGCTGCCGATGGAAACGCCGTCCAAGGCGCGGGGGAAGCTCGCCATCCAAGAGCTGGAGGTGGAGAAGAGCGGTCTGACGCTGGAGCTCTTGCCTGGGTCGCACACCATCGCCCTCGCGGATGGCCAGCTGAAGTTCCCCACCCTCACGGTGTCGGCACGCATGCCGCGCGGACTGCGCGCGGTGTTCGACGTCAAGGGCACGGTGAGCAAGCTGGGGAAGAAGCCCGAGGTGGACGCGAACCTCACCCTGCGTCCCCTCGACCTGGCGACGCTCGCCCGCACCATGCCCCGGGTGGAGCGAGTGCAGGGGCGCCTGGCGGGCAAGCTCGCCGTCCGCGGCCCGCTCGCCTCTCCACGCTACGAAGGCGGCTTCGCCTTGAGCGGCGGCGAGATCTTCGTGCGGGGCATGCCCTCCCCGGTGTCGGACCTCAACGTGGCGCTGGACCTGAGCAACGACGAGCTCAGGCTCAGCCGCGCAACGGCCAAGATCGGCAACGGCACGCTCTCCGTCACCGGCAGCGCACCGCTTCGGGGCTTCGAGCTGGGGCAAGGCCGAGCGGTGATCACCGCTCGGGACCTCTCGCTCCCGCTGCAGCAGGGAATGCGCGCCGCGGTGGACGCGAACCTGGTGGCCACCTACACGCCGCCCAGCGACGGAGCCGAAAAGCCTCCGCTGCCCCGGGTGACGGGCGACGTGACGTTTCGCTCCTTCGAGTACACCCGCCCGATCACCATGACGGCGGACATCAACACCCTCACCCAGCGCGGCAAGCGCACGGAGTTCGAAGCCTACGACCCCGCCGACGACTTCGTGGAGTTCGACGTCACGCTGCGCGCCAACCGCGCCCTCAGCATCAAGAACAACCTGGTCGAGGCGGAGCTGACGCTGGACCGCACCGGTCTCCAGCTGGCGGGCACCAACGAGCGCTTCGGAATGCGCGGCGAAGTGCGCGTGAAGCCGGGCGGACGCATTCGCTTGCGCCGCAACGAGTTCGAGGTCCGTCAGGGCTTCGTTCGCTTCGACGACGTCACCCGCATCGCACCGCAGGTGGACGTCACCGCCGTGACCGACTACCGCCGCTATTCCGAGTCCGTCAGCAAGGACAGTGGCTCCGGCGGAGGTGCCGCGGACAGCACCGGCAGCGGCAGCACCGCTGCGCAGGGCGGCCTGTGGCACATCTCCATGCACGCCCACGGCGACGCCGAGAACCTCAAGATCGATCTGACGAGCGATCCGGCCTTGGCGCAGGACGACATCTTCTTGCTGCTCACCGTGGGGCTCACCCGCGCGGAGCTGGACCAGGCACAGAGTGCCAGCGTGGGGGAGAGCGTGGCGCTGGAGGCGCTGGGCACCTTGAGCGGCGCGGACCGCGCCGTCACCAAGGCAGTACCGGTGATCGACGAGTTCCGTTTCGGTTCCGCCTATTCGTCCAGGACCGGCCGCACGGAGCCCACCGTGACCATCGGCAAGCGGCTGGCGGAGCGCATCCGCGCCAACGTCACCAGCGGCCTGGCAGACTCGCGGGAGATCCGCTCCAACATCGAGTGGCGCCTCTCCAATCGCGTCAGCGTGGAAGGTTCTTACGACAACGTGAACGACATCTCGAGCTCCAGCCTCGGCAACCTCGGCGCCGACATCCGCTGGCGCCTCGAGTTCGAGTGA
- a CDS encoding endonuclease/exonuclease/phosphatase family protein, with translation MRKIAVLGLLAALGLLGCPGTARDFSVPDKDADTPVPDAAVNVEAGPPVPVRVVNWNTQNFYNDKRDSLEVPVADEIILTSQEYQQKLSGIAGVLTSLTPDVIVIEEIENQAVMDDLGDALGGYPNRHITQGNDPRGIDIAILSKFPITSVVSHKDEFFKASTDPSKTFVFARDVLEAHMVINGRQVVFFGVHWKSGTDADSQLKRIAEAEQTKKIVQQVEFDDPTTFSIVLGDFNSDKDTPQMAALKGTDLVSATEIIPVADRWSVDYGSKMLFDDQIIDSTAAGGLDAEYPAKVNILHSGTVNALSDHSPVLATYLVN, from the coding sequence ATGCGCAAAATCGCCGTCCTGGGGCTGCTGGCCGCCCTCGGCCTTCTGGGCTGTCCAGGCACCGCACGCGACTTCAGCGTGCCCGACAAGGACGCGGACACGCCGGTGCCGGACGCTGCGGTGAACGTGGAAGCCGGCCCGCCGGTGCCCGTGCGCGTGGTCAACTGGAACACCCAGAACTTCTACAACGACAAGCGCGACAGCCTCGAGGTGCCGGTCGCGGACGAGATCATCCTCACGTCCCAGGAGTATCAACAGAAGCTCTCCGGAATTGCCGGCGTGCTCACCAGCCTGACGCCGGACGTGATCGTGATCGAGGAAATCGAGAACCAAGCGGTGATGGATGACCTGGGCGACGCCCTCGGCGGCTATCCCAACCGCCACATCACCCAGGGCAACGATCCCCGCGGCATCGACATCGCGATCCTCAGCAAGTTTCCCATCACCTCGGTCGTTTCCCACAAGGACGAGTTCTTCAAGGCCAGCACGGATCCGAGCAAGACCTTCGTCTTCGCCCGAGACGTGCTCGAGGCCCACATGGTCATCAACGGCCGGCAGGTGGTGTTCTTCGGTGTCCACTGGAAGAGCGGAACGGACGCAGACAGCCAGCTCAAGCGCATCGCCGAAGCGGAGCAGACGAAGAAGATCGTCCAGCAGGTGGAGTTCGACGACCCCACCACCTTCTCCATCGTTCTCGGTGACTTCAACTCCGACAAGGACACGCCACAGATGGCGGCGCTGAAGGGCACGGACCTGGTCAGCGCGACGGAGATCATCCCTGTCGCCGATCGCTGGAGCGTGGACTACGGCTCCAAGATGCTGTTCGACGACCAGATCATCGACAGCACCGCCGCTGGGGGTCTCGACGCGGAATACCCCGCAAAGGTGAACATCCTCCACTCCGGCACGGTGAACGCCCTGAGCGACCACTCCCCGGTGCTGGCCACGTATCTCGTGAACTGA
- a CDS encoding metallophosphoesterase family protein, with protein MPPATELGGRVGLIGDVHAEDVLLERALDELTKLGARTILCTGDIVDGQGSAERCRELLEARNVLTVRGNHDRWISKGTLRTLPNATRRAELSDRTLDYLRVLPPTLAFESTLGSVLLCHGLGSDDMARVGIDDYGYALEANDALQGLRASSHELVLCGHTHHAHLHTFAELRLLNAGTLVRDQHPCFVLLDFDAPSAGIYDLGATTSPRTQHAL; from the coding sequence ATGCCTCCAGCGACTGAGCTTGGCGGCCGCGTCGGGCTCATCGGAGACGTCCACGCCGAGGACGTCTTGCTCGAGCGTGCGCTCGACGAGCTGACGAAGCTCGGCGCCCGAACCATCCTGTGTACGGGGGACATCGTGGATGGCCAAGGCTCCGCGGAGCGCTGCCGCGAGCTTCTGGAAGCGCGGAACGTGCTCACGGTACGTGGCAATCACGACCGTTGGATCTCGAAGGGCACGCTCCGCACGCTTCCGAACGCCACGCGCCGAGCGGAGCTGAGCGACCGCACTCTCGACTACCTGCGCGTGCTCCCACCGACCCTCGCCTTCGAGTCGACGCTGGGGTCCGTGCTCCTCTGTCACGGCCTGGGAAGCGACGACATGGCCAGGGTCGGAATCGACGACTACGGCTACGCGCTGGAGGCGAACGACGCCCTACAAGGTCTCCGCGCGAGCTCGCACGAGCTCGTGCTCTGCGGACACACGCACCACGCGCACCTGCACACCTTCGCAGAGCTCAGGCTGCTGAACGCCGGCACCCTCGTTCGTGATCAGCATCCGTGCTTCGTGCTGTTGGATTTCGACGCCCCGAGCGCTGGCATCTACGACCTGGGGGCTACGACGTCGCCGCGCACGCAGCATGCGCTCTGA